One genomic window of Pseudanabaena sp. FACHB-2040 includes the following:
- a CDS encoding PAM68 family protein, with protein sequence MPSDSPRNSLPFEPNRKRKKAAGASEGKSVQNLNKDQRQSAQAQAVQKSAKTSSSTRTSRTARSEASIPEGVSRRMFRRMVIFSGVPTFLGVGVFFLSYFLLINQILDVPKYAVFLTTLGCFGLGVVGLSYGALSASWDEDRLGGWFGASEFKVNFGRLTEAWRTSRKSS encoded by the coding sequence ATGCCTTCTGATTCTCCGCGTAATTCTCTGCCCTTTGAACCAAACCGTAAGCGCAAAAAGGCAGCTGGCGCTTCTGAAGGAAAGTCAGTTCAGAATTTAAACAAGGATCAGCGCCAATCAGCTCAGGCCCAAGCAGTTCAGAAGTCGGCGAAAACATCATCGTCTACGCGGACTTCTCGCACTGCTCGCTCAGAAGCTTCTATTCCGGAGGGAGTCAGCCGCCGGATGTTTCGCCGGATGGTGATTTTCTCAGGAGTGCCGACTTTTTTGGGGGTCGGCGTCTTCTTCCTGAGCTACTTTCTGCTAATTAATCAGATTTTAGACGTTCCCAAGTACGCTGTCTTTCTAACGACCCTAGGCTGCTTTGGCTTAGGCGTTGTTGGCCTTAGCTATGGGGCACTTTCCGCCTCTTGGGATGAAGATCGTCTGGGCGGGTGGTTTGGAGCCAGCGAGTTCAAAGTTAACTTCGGTCGCTTAACCGAAGCCTGGCGTACATCACGCAAAAGCTCCTAG
- a CDS encoding sugar transferase, producing MPVSQGFRKENGGCSQDAHPSTTCLIKRSIDVFGALVGLIVLAIIFLPIAIAIKLDNPGPVFYSQERYGLRGKPFKIWKFRSMVQNADQLKASVTNEAQGLIFKNASDPRITRVGRLLRKTSLDEFPQFWNVLVGDMSLVGTRPPTGDEVSQYSEHHWQRLNVRPGMTGQWQVNGRSAVKDFEEIVRLDLLYQSIWTPAYDLRIILLTILVLFNRKGAF from the coding sequence ATGCCAGTCTCCCAGGGTTTTCGAAAAGAGAATGGGGGATGTAGCCAGGATGCTCATCCCTCTACTACCTGTTTGATCAAGCGAAGCATTGATGTGTTTGGAGCGCTAGTAGGGCTGATTGTATTGGCAATTATTTTTTTGCCGATTGCGATCGCAATTAAGCTCGACAATCCCGGCCCCGTTTTTTACAGCCAGGAGCGCTATGGGCTGCGGGGCAAACCCTTCAAAATCTGGAAGTTCCGCTCTATGGTGCAGAACGCCGACCAGCTCAAAGCTTCCGTTACCAATGAGGCCCAGGGGCTAATTTTCAAGAACGCCAGCGATCCCCGCATTACCCGAGTTGGTCGGCTGCTTCGCAAAACCAGCCTAGATGAGTTTCCTCAGTTTTGGAATGTACTGGTAGGCGACATGAGCCTGGTAGGTACGCGCCCACCGACTGGAGACGAAGTTTCTCAGTATAGTGAGCATCACTGGCAGCGGCTGAACGTCAGGCCGGGCATGACCGGACAGTGGCAGGTAAACGGGCGATCTGCCGTTAAAGACTTTGAGGAGATTGTCAGACTCGATCTCCTCTACCAGTCAATTTGGACCCCTGCCTACGATCTCCGGATCATCTTGTTGACCATTCTCGTACTGTTTAACCGGAAGGGAGCGTTCTAG
- the rpsO gene encoding 30S ribosomal protein S15 has protein sequence MALLQERKQELISDFQVHETDTGSVDVQIAMLTERINKLSEHLQKNKKDYSSRRGLLKMIGHRKRLLAYLLKQDSTRYRALIQRLGIRG, from the coding sequence ATGGCACTGCTGCAAGAACGAAAACAAGAACTCATCTCTGATTTTCAGGTTCACGAAACTGACACCGGGTCGGTTGATGTTCAAATTGCTATGCTCACCGAGCGTATCAATAAACTGAGTGAGCACCTGCAAAAGAACAAAAAAGACTATTCCTCTCGGCGAGGCCTTCTGAAAATGATTGGCCACCGCAAACGCCTACTGGCTTACCTGCTGAAGCAAGACTCAACCCGTTACCGGGCCCTGATTCAACGTCTGGGCATTCGGGGTTAA
- a CDS encoding HetZ-related protein 2, which produces MSVSKKIVENWRLRLQSDYPDQEQSVQNSIIQWLLGEETNRFDEMSTDDLQIACQAIEYRYRILQQRYWGVGPEKAYQQLIKRLSSLFLIRSKVRTWIALSRDRHRTVVDVLQEVIQEMLQSDRHLAQQVAWIGRCTRNPRLRNLLMLASLEEYSLRPIRNQPLIIYRFVNHLRRSQKGGMTQVPTKELVRLVSDEIAGDNSDTTLSLLDTEAISNYQEEANLVEQQTLREQVKRNFLGYLSRSLDETAVQWLELHLKGYSQEAIAERLNLPVQQVYRLREKVSYHAIRVFTLREQPDLVFSWLKTSLQEHNFGLTPSQWAQFLAGRSAQERRLLEAFKAGQGIDEIAQTLKLKPKQVQTHWAQLYLDAQALRTKGE; this is translated from the coding sequence ATGTCCGTTTCAAAAAAAATTGTTGAAAATTGGCGCTTGCGGCTCCAGTCAGACTATCCCGATCAGGAGCAGTCTGTCCAAAACAGCATTATTCAATGGCTGCTGGGAGAAGAAACCAATCGGTTCGATGAGATGTCGACTGACGATCTTCAGATCGCCTGCCAGGCTATCGAGTATCGCTATCGTATCCTGCAGCAGCGCTATTGGGGGGTTGGCCCTGAAAAAGCCTACCAGCAGCTGATTAAACGGCTGAGCAGTCTATTTCTAATTCGCAGTAAGGTGCGAACCTGGATTGCCCTCAGCCGAGATCGTCACCGCACGGTTGTGGATGTGCTGCAGGAAGTGATTCAGGAGATGCTGCAGAGCGACCGCCACTTGGCCCAGCAAGTTGCCTGGATTGGCCGCTGCACCCGCAACCCTCGGCTCCGCAATCTGCTGATGCTGGCCAGTCTGGAAGAGTACAGCCTGCGCCCTATCCGCAACCAGCCGCTGATTATCTATCGCTTTGTCAATCATCTGCGGCGTTCTCAGAAGGGCGGCATGACTCAAGTTCCCACAAAGGAGTTGGTGCGGCTAGTCTCCGATGAAATTGCCGGAGATAATTCAGATACAACCCTAAGCCTGCTCGATACCGAAGCCATCAGCAACTACCAGGAGGAAGCTAACCTGGTCGAGCAGCAAACCCTACGAGAGCAGGTCAAACGCAACTTTTTAGGATACCTATCTCGTTCCCTCGATGAGACCGCAGTACAGTGGCTAGAGCTTCATCTCAAAGGCTACTCCCAAGAGGCGATCGCTGAGCGCTTGAACTTGCCGGTGCAGCAGGTCTACCGCCTACGGGAGAAAGTGAGCTACCACGCAATTCGGGTTTTCACTTTGCGAGAACAGCCGGATTTAGTCTTTAGCTGGTTAAAAACGTCCCTTCAAGAGCACAACTTTGGCCTTACGCCTTCTCAGTGGGCTCAGTTTTTAGCAGGCAGATCGGCCCAAGAAAGGCGGTTGCTGGAAGCCTTTAAAGCGGGCCAAGGCATAGATGAAATTGCCCAAACTCTAAAACTCAAGCCTAAGCAGGTGCAGACTCACTGGGCCCAGCTTTATTTAGACGCTCAAGCTCTACGAACTAAAGGGGAATAA